TTTGGGAACCAGGAAATTTAAATTATCTATGTAATCAAACTATtgattttttgtaaaaaaataatattttatgatCATATTTTATcaaatacaaatttaaaatcgTATAAGAgttttctttttatatttttagCATAATTCTCATAATGTTTAATAATTAGAAAATTCTTCTTTGATGTAAATAACTACATTATGAATGAAATAATGGCATGTTGGGATGGAAGTAATTCATTTGAAATGACGGATTTGGATTAAATATCATGTTTGGATTGATTAGGAATTTGGATTTGTCTCAAATCCTCACTATTTAAATCAATATTGAAATCTGAgaatttgaaataattttttttttgtgtcATTTGAAGTTACAATCATCCCAAATATCATAACATGTTCTCGATCTACTTCATTATTCTCACCACTCTAAATTTTGAACTACTCCATCATGACGGGGTGGAGATGTCACCATAAACTTCGGCAATAAAACTCCGACGAATATAAGGATAGCAGCTGTATGTATAATGTATGTGTTCTGGCATTTATGCATGTAAAAATGTATATGCGAGCGTCATTGTGTTCATGTGAGAAAGAGAGGCCGAGGTAGAGAAATTGATAGATAGAGAGGAAGAGATTTTTTTATGAAGATGGTTGTGAGACTGTGACAACTTTCAGTTGGTGTCACGGCCTAAGGCCATCTCCAAGAGTGGTCTATTGGCCTAAATTTGGACCGATTTTGATCCAAATCTACCCAATAGTGGTCTATTGCCCTGTTCCAATTTAGGCTAGTGAATAGTGCCGACCTAAATTTAGACCGACACTATTCATCGACCTAAAtctttttaataataaaatattatctttttatgttttatatattCATTAATTTGTTGATTGAATGTTATTTTATACATATTAAGtagtttttaattatattttttaattttcacttatatataatagttttttaacaaaaatatattaaacaccatgaattattttaatataaattaataatacattaaaaataaaataaagattaTATTTGATAAAAACTAATTGCAAATACAACTTATACAAAAGCATAATATGAACTTAAACATtgatttaatcaaataaattatttcttgatCTTTCAAGATAATCATAATATTGATTATAATTATGATCATTTTGTGATCCTTGATCTTCATCTTCCGAGTCTCGACCTTGAGAAGTTGATCTTTGTTGTTGAGCCTTTTTTTCCATAATTCGGGTATGTTCCGTACGAATAAATTCACGTAAATTAGGATCAAATATCTAGTTCAAACCCTTCAACAAAATTTTATTTTCCCCTTTGTATTCCGCGAGAGATAGTTTTCGTTCTGAATCTtgattcttttttttttaaattaatttgaCAAGAACATTATTTTGTTCGATAATTTTAGAAATGCCTTCATCATGTTTTCGTTTTCCTTTTGCTTTTTTGACTCCCATTGAACGAACGCTCGATATAGCACCATTTTCCTCGTCAGTTGAATTAATATCAAATGCAGATAAATTTGGACGAATATCATCGGTTGAACTTGGACATTGAACATGTGGTGTTGTGTTTGGGGTGGAGAATTTTTCACAATCTTTAAGAATATGCCATACATGATCGAATTTGAACCCTTTTTGATATTTTGGGTCATCTTTCAAAAATAATTTAGCTTTCTTCATCTGCAAAATACAAGTTACTTAGATGAGAAATAAAATATAAGTAACATAGATGAGTactaaaattcaaattttaatagTTTACTTACGATATCTTCATTTGAAGCACCACTTGGATGTTGGTTTTCAACTTGGCATACACAACCTTTCAATTTGGATATTGCAGCATTGATGACTTGCATGCGATTGCATAATGATTCTTTGGTTCGATTAAGATGTTAAAATCTTGGATCCGAGTGAAAAGCAGTTGCAACTCGAGACCAAAACTGATCTCCAGATTGGTTGATTCCTATAATAGGATTTTGAGAAATGTCAAGCCAAATTTGGCTTAAGTGTATATCTTGCTCAACTGTGTATGATACACTACGATTTCCTGAACTCATTTTTCTTAATTGTATGAAAGTAGATAAGAGGATGGTGAGATGAGTTGTGTAACAAAACAATTTATAGAAAAAAAGTAAGTCATCCAACGGTAGTGAAATCCATCTAATGGTGAATATGAGATAAAGTAAAATTTTCTTATCTTGTATACATAAGATAAGATTTAGTGTCCCAATATTTTTGTCACTTGTGAAACATGATAAGATTTGATTAGCTTTTTGCAGAAGATAAGTTTTTAGCATCCTACGGTTTTGATAAGAAGCAATCATCCAATGGACTATAGAGAATGAGATAGATTTACCTTATCTTTTACTACCTCCGCCCCCCTCATTTTTTTACAGTTTTTTTCACATgtttgacacgcattttaaggcaactataaagtatacttccgtaatttattttttaaattttctttttttgtataaaagtttgaacattatatttttatttagaagaaaaaaaattaaaaaaataatttatacaaCTACATTTAATAAGAGCATTAAAGTGCATGTCGAGCCCCCGTcccccaatgtaaagaattgagggggacggagggagtatcttATTTTCATTTTATACCTTATCTTTTGTGCtataaatattaactacaatttgTATAATTTCTAGACACTTATACTacttattcaatatatcaaattGGCTTCTTCTAGTTCTTCGTCAAGTTTTGCTGATGAACAACTTCTCAATAATGCAATGATGCAGATCATTAACAATAACAATTTTATTATCGAGCATTATGAAGATAATGAAAATATAAGATAATTTCAAGGCTCTGTTATTGGGCATCGAGTGCTTAATCATCCACGAGAACTTGCTCATACTACTCTTTTTAATGATTATTTTGCAGAAAATCCTCGTTTACTGATAAAATATTTTGACATCGATTTCGAATGAGTAGTGATTTATTTCTACGTATTATGAATGAAGTAACTACTCATGATGATTATTTTTTGCAGAAAAGAAATACGGCAGGCCAACTTGGATTATCAACTTTGCAAAATATCACAGCGGCATTCCGAATGTATTAAAATCGGTGAATCTACAGCTATTGACTCTCTTAAGCGATTTTGTCGTGTAATTATTGAAGTGTTTGGACAACAATATCTTCGTTCACCAAATGCTAATGATGTTGCAAGGCTTCTTTACATCGGTCAGTGTCGAGGCTTCCTTGAAATGTTGGGTAGCTTAGATTGCATGGATTGGAAATGAAAAAATTGTCCAACGGCTTGGGCAGGACAATATACCGGCCGTAGTGGATCTCCTACTATTATTCTAGAAATCGTGGCTGATTATGATCTATGGATATGGCACGCACACTTTGGCTTGCCAAAATCAAATAATGACATTAACGTGTTGGAGTCATAACATCTTTTTGCAGATCTTACTCAAGGTATTGCTCCTCCGACTCACTACATCATTCAAGGAAAAGTTTATAACACCGGATATTACCTAGCTGATGGTATATATCCAAAATGGTCGACAATGGTACAAACTATTCATGAGTCGCGTGGTCCGAAAAAAATTATTTGCAATAAAACAAGAAACATGCAGAAAAGATGTTGAACATGCATTTGGAGTACTAAAATCACGTTTTACAATTGTTGCAGGGCCAACAAGATTTTGGAATAAAAATGTACTACAAGATATAATGACGATGTGCATTATTATGCATGATATGATAATTGAAGATAAACGTGATTTGAGTGCTCCAATTCAAGAGCCGATCGGAATTCCAGATCCAGAAGTTGAGACGGTTGAAAATGATGAAAATGCTCGATTTCAATAATTTTTTGGACGATATCGtaaaataaaatataaagaagCTCATATTGCTCTCCGAGATGCATTAATCGAGCATTTGTGGGAACAATATACTAATTTAGAGTAGTTTAATAtttgttatttttattttagttaattaaatataatattaatttttcttcatttttcttattTAAGTGTAATGTTTTTctaatttaataaatttattaagtttgaaattAAGATGATCTTATTCATTTCGCTTCCAATTGAATTAATAGGTATGCAAATTAATATCAATACATTAAAATAACAATATATTAATAgttgaaagaataaaatattgatttatgaatttggACCAATATTTAGACCGAACTGTTGGAATAGAGAGTTGTCTCGGTCCAAATTTAGTCCAAAAACAATGGTCACTCTTGGAGTTGCCCTAAGGGTGAGTCTCGGGAGTCGTGACTGTGTGTTACTCCTTTTGTTTTGTTTGAATTTTGAACAATTttgttaaaaatttaaaatataaaaacggatctattaaaataaataggaattGGTAAAGTAAATCTTGAAAGTTGGATTTTAACTTTTAAATAAGGCGAGACAAATATTGATAATTAGAAATgatttagaaaataataaaaaatgtaTTTTATCAAAATTAATATTTGAATTCAATTTTCAGATGAAATTGTATTAGTTAACAAACATTGTTGGAATTTAAAATTCTACATTTATAATTCTGATGACTACCAAACAATATCAAGAAATTTAAAATCCTGAATTTCAATTTTTGGAATTGAATTCACGAATTTGAAATGAATTATGCTATTCAAACGCTATGCAAGatataaatatcaaaatttattGTTCAAGATTAGCAAGAACTTGCAAAGTATTTTTTATACAATTGTATAGTTAAATATTAATTGACGTCACCTCACAACGCGTCTAATATTTATTATTAGAATTGTTATTGATATTGGAAAAACTTTGAATTTTTTCAATGAATTTGACTTAATACAATTATATGAGATAACGTTTTTTCATGTCGCCTCCCGGTGTCGTCTCATATTTTGTATAAGATATATATTATACTGACCAGTGGAGGAGCGTTATGTTAGTAGTTTTTCGTTGATGAGAACCCGACCTCAGACTCTTTCTTCTAAAAAagaaatttatatatatatatatatctttctttttcttttttaaaaaagCTGCAAGACCAAAACGGGGTGCAAAGAACCGAAAGCCCTTCTTTTAAGTTCCTCCCAGATACATGGCTTACATACCCGACCCAACATTCTTGGAAAACAATCGAATCGAGGGTTCGGAGGAGAATTGGCCATTCAATCTTGTGAACTAATTGAGACCGAAATTGGAGAAAGAGATACAAACAGAGAGGAATAACCAATCGATGGAAGAACATGAAACCATTCTGTTTCAATAGAGGTACAAGAAAGGGTTGGGGGCAATGAAGTAGGTGAAGTGGTTGGATTTTGCGAGTTGTTCCAACCACTGCTGGATGTGATTCCAAGAGCCGAACGAGAATGAATACCACACAGAAGAGTCAAGACCAGGCTCCCTAATGGAATGTTTAACCGATCCATTCCGGATCGACTATGATCCGAAGAAATTTGAAAATAGAGAAATTGAATTAAGAGTCGAAAACCTAAATAACCATTTTTAAATAACAAtcgcccaaaatacccaccagAATTTTAAACTATCCAAAATACCCACCAGATACTATAATTTTAGTGGAGTATCGACCCATATACTCCTTTGTCAGTGTAGTATCGACCCATATACTCCTTTGTCAGTGGAGTAACATGTGAGATACTCCTTTGTTAGTGGAGTAccatctaaaattttaaaattttatttttattttttttaaaatattttttttaaaaaaaagtaaaAGTGATACTCCACTGGGAAAGGAGTATCATGACTGATACTCCACTGACAGAGGAGTATCTGCCATGATAATCTGCTGACAAAGGAGTATCATCCTGATACTCCATTGAAAGTGGCGTATCATCCTGATACTCCAGTATCAGTGGAGTATCTGGTGGGTATTTTGGTCACCTTTTTTCAGAATGGGTATTTTGGGCAAAAAGACATCTAAAAAGAGGTATTTTGGTCATTTTTTCTTGAATTAATTTTGAATGAAATTATTGACTTTTCattaataaaatatgtgatatgATCAAATGTTTATCAAATACAAATATTAAATTGTACAACAATTTGATATCTTTTTTAATAATCCTTATactatttattaaatattaaaatttgtgTTGATTCAATGTAATTAACTCATGAATGAAATGAGATCTAAAAATTTATCAtcaaatataatatttataaatgaaaatgaTAAAATGAGATTTATAGGCAACACTAAAATATGGTTTTGCAAATTTGCAATTTAATTTTCTCTCAATCTGACTCGATTTAATAATATATTGATATCATACAATTTTACTCGACGTCACCTACCGCAGCCGTCTTgcatttaatataataattatttttctgaTAAAGGAGATTTGAATAATGAAAAATGTGACGGGGAGGACTTTGGGAATGGAGCATTTTAAATTTAAACTTTTTTCCAATTAATTTAGCTAAATTCAACAATTATAAGAGATAACGTTTCTCGGCGGTGTTTAGCATTttacataaaatatattatactGACCAGTAGAGGAGCGTTATGTTAGTAGCGTTCAGTTATTGAGGATACGAAGAAATTTGGAAACCGGGCAATTGGATTATTTGTGAATTAAATTATTGACTTTGtttaataaaatatgtgatatgatcatatttctcaagtataaattttaaattgTATAACAATTTATTTTTTATAGTCCCTAtgttatttattaaatattaaagtttGTGTCAATTCGATATAATTAACTATATAGTACATGAAATGAGATGTAAAAATTTATCTTTAAATCTAATATTCATCGTAAAAATGATAAAATGAAATTTAAAAGTTTTTCTAAAGgataattttttcaaatttgtAATTATTATCCCCCTCAATCTAATTTCGATATAACAAATTAATCATATCATATAATTTTACTTGACGTCACCTCCCGGTGTCGTCTAACATTTAATTTAAGATAATTTTTTGATAGAGAGAATTGTATTAGTGAAGATTATGATCTTAATGGCTTTGGGAACGGAGAAATTTAAATTACTTATATAATCAAGCTATCGAAATTTTTGTAAACAATAATGTTTTATGATCATATTTTTATCAAATATAAATTTCAAATCGTAcaacaatattttatattttcaacGTAATTCTCATAAcggtaaataattaataaattcgcTGTTATATGAATAATTACACTATGAATGAAATaagaataaaaaataaaatttattgtTCAAGATTAGTAAGAACTTACAAAGTATTATTTATTTGTATAAGAAAATATTACTTGGCGTCACCTCATAATGCGGTCTAACATTTTATTATTAGAAATATTATTGATAttgaaaaaaaattgaattatttttcatgAATTTAACTCAATAGAATTATATGAGATAACGGTCCTCGACGTTGCCTCCCGACGTCGTCTCGTGTTTTGCATAAGATATATGTTATATTGACCAGTGAAGTAGCTTTATGTTAGTAGCTTTATGTTAGTAGCGTTTGGTTAGAGATAATTGTGATGCGAAGAAATTTGAAAACGGGGCAATTGATTTTTTTGTGAATTAAATTATTCActtttttctaataaaatatgtgatatgATCACATTTTTATCAAATATAAATATTAAACCATACGacaattttatatttttaaaatcttcatactatttattaaatattaaaatttatgtTGATTCGAggtaattatctatattttaaatGAAATGAGATTTAAAAATTTATCATAAAATCTaatattcattttaaaataacaaaatgcgatttaaaatttataataaaatatgatttttacGAATTTGTAATTTATTTTCCCCTAAATCTCACACGTTCTAAAAATATAGTTATATCATTCAGTTTTACTCGACGTCGCCTCAGAATGCCGTCTCGTATTTAATATAAGATATATGTTTCTGAACAGACTGTGTTATAGAATATTATGGTGCGAATGGCTTTCAGAATGGTTCAATTTAATTACTTATGTAATCAAATTATCTAATTTttcataataaataatatttttatcaagtattaattttaaattatacaacaatttttatatatttttagcATAATTAGTATATGGTTTAATAAATATTAAAGTCATATATGatgtgttattccctaacaatacaacaagaattacagaagggggggggggttgaatgtaattctggctcctttttaagattcttaaaattgttctaacttaatacatataacagtgtttgatttgctgaAGTGCGGAATAGAAAGATAATGAAATCAatacactaagtaataaaacaaaaggctttaaaactttctggtggatttgaatgtatccaccatatatatatataattgagaactctgtgaagtttTGAATgactcacagctgcttacaagttgaacaactaaacttacagagaaatgctacagaatacagcttaaaaatgtttctctgagaatgtgtgtgcttagttcttcataattgttctacttgttacacttggttaataccaccaagtttacatgacaataagacaagataataaaacaaaacatatccagtctaactccatgctacttcattactctattccaacatttTGAAAATCTTCACagcttgcatggaaatggtaatctttgttctcaaaatccagcttaacaggctgccacattcctcttgcaaacacccaacgcatatgactgtgttgtcactgtcaacagatatttgaatttgatcatccgtcggtacatgcttgtcattcgtcggatagctttgttgatcatccgtcgggtagctttgttgatcatccgtcgggtagctttgttgattatccgtcgggtagctatttgtcacttgactccatttcacttacacagaattacaagacatctcatatttacaattaatcaacctattctgcatatctactagtagtcaacatgactcataagctcctacagaatctacacaaagttgtttgcagaaatgtgctacaaatcttatttttacataagctgctcacccggtggatgtcaaatcgtcatccgtcgggactatattaaatcatctgtcgggactatatttgatcatccgtcgagtgctacaaaatttactaagttgaatttactaaggtattttatttaatttatcatcaagt
This sequence is a window from Apium graveolens cultivar Ventura chromosome 9, ASM990537v1, whole genome shotgun sequence. Protein-coding genes within it:
- the LOC141685316 gene encoding uncharacterized protein LOC141685316; this translates as MQVINAAISKLKGCVCQVENQHPSGASNEDIMKKAKLFLKDDPKYQKGFKFDHVWHILKDCEKFSTPNTTPHVQCPSSTDDIRPNLSAFDINSTDEENGAISSVRSMGVKKAKGKRKHDEGISKIIEQNNVLVKLI
- the LOC141685317 gene encoding uncharacterized protein LOC141685317, translating into MSCVTKQFIEKKKEIRQANLDYQLCKISQRHSECIKIGESTAIDSLKRFCRVIIEVFGQQYLRSPNANDVARLLYIDLTQGIAPPTHYIIQGKVYNTGYYLADGPTRFWNKNVLQDIMTMCIIMHDMIIEDKRDLSAPIQEPIGIPDPEVETVENDENARFQ